In Akkermansia muciniphila, one DNA window encodes the following:
- a CDS encoding DUF3737 family protein, which produces MTKRMIKNASYEGERPLFASRHLRLEDVIIYPGESALKECSDIEAVRCEFQGKYPFWHNDGLLVEHCLFREGARAAIWYSRNLHMKNTRVEAPKMFRDMDGMVLENVVLTDALECCWHCRNAKLRDVQAEHGDYLFMHGENIDVDGFRLNGNYSFQYCRNVVIRNAEIHSKDAFWNTEDVTVYDSVVDGEYLGWHSRNLRLVNCRISGTQALCYAENLVLENCTLGEDADLCFEYSSVHAEIKGRVHSVKNPRSGRIVAEEYGEIILDEHCKAPANCSIETGKKQSGEAA; this is translated from the coding sequence ATGACCAAGAGAATGATTAAAAATGCTTCCTACGAAGGGGAACGCCCCCTGTTCGCTTCCCGCCATCTCAGGCTGGAAGACGTCATTATTTATCCGGGGGAATCAGCCCTGAAGGAATGCTCCGACATTGAAGCCGTACGGTGCGAGTTCCAGGGGAAGTATCCTTTCTGGCATAATGACGGGCTGCTGGTGGAACATTGCCTGTTCAGGGAAGGCGCCCGGGCCGCCATCTGGTATTCCCGGAATCTGCATATGAAGAATACGCGCGTGGAAGCGCCCAAGATGTTCCGTGATATGGACGGGATGGTTCTGGAGAACGTCGTTTTGACGGATGCCCTGGAATGCTGCTGGCACTGCCGGAATGCGAAACTTCGCGACGTTCAGGCGGAGCATGGGGATTACCTGTTCATGCACGGGGAGAATATAGATGTTGACGGCTTCCGCCTGAACGGAAATTACTCTTTCCAATATTGCAGGAATGTGGTGATACGGAATGCGGAAATCCATTCCAAGGACGCTTTCTGGAATACGGAGGACGTGACGGTGTATGATTCCGTAGTGGACGGGGAGTATCTGGGCTGGCATTCCAGGAACCTTCGTCTGGTGAATTGCCGCATTTCCGGCACGCAGGCGTTGTGCTACGCGGAAAACCTGGTTTTGGAGAATTGCACGCTCGGAGAGGATGCGGATCTCTGCTTTGAGTATTCCTCCGTGCATGCGGAAATCAAAGGGCGTGTGCACAGCGTCAAAAATCCGCGCAGCGGCCGCATCGTCGCGGAAGAGTACGGGGAGATTATTCTGGACGAGCATTGCAAGGCTCCGGCCAATTGCTCCATTGAAACGGGAAAAAAACAATCCGGAGAAGCCGCATGA
- a CDS encoding MalY/PatB family protein, whose protein sequence is MKYDFDTVVPRRGTNSYKWDSMPREDILPMWVADMDFRTAPAVTEAIRKRAEHGIFGYTRVPDSYYEAVVNWFERRHGWKINPEWMIYTTGVVPALSAVIRALTVPGDKVLVETPVYNCFFSSIRNNGCVAEICPLKYENGRYELDADELERKASDPAVKLMLLCNPHNPAGRVWTREELEEMAAICRRNGVFVVADEIHCELTYPGHPYTPFASLSEDALRHSVTCISPSKAFNLAGIQIANIVAADEEVRKRIDKAININEVCDVNSFAVDALEAAYNGGEEWLEELKLYLYGNYEIVRDMLAERLPQLRVAPLEGTYLVWIDCSDLGLPSAEIVRLLEEEGRVLVNGGEMYGETEGRFIRLNIACPRKLLLEGLERIIRTLCGRISGTRTCPASPAGF, encoded by the coding sequence ATGAAGTACGATTTTGACACTGTTGTTCCGCGCCGCGGCACGAATTCCTACAAGTGGGATTCCATGCCCCGGGAGGATATTCTGCCCATGTGGGTGGCAGACATGGATTTCCGTACGGCTCCGGCGGTGACGGAAGCCATCCGGAAAAGGGCCGAACACGGCATTTTCGGTTATACGCGGGTTCCTGATTCCTATTATGAGGCGGTCGTGAACTGGTTTGAACGCCGCCACGGCTGGAAGATTAATCCGGAATGGATGATTTATACCACGGGGGTGGTTCCCGCGCTGTCTGCCGTCATACGGGCCCTGACGGTTCCCGGAGACAAGGTGCTGGTGGAGACGCCTGTGTATAATTGCTTTTTTTCCTCCATCCGCAATAACGGATGCGTTGCGGAAATCTGCCCTCTGAAATATGAGAACGGCAGATATGAGCTGGATGCGGATGAGCTGGAACGTAAAGCGTCCGATCCCGCCGTCAAGCTGATGCTCCTGTGCAATCCCCATAATCCCGCCGGGCGCGTCTGGACAAGGGAAGAATTGGAGGAGATGGCTGCCATTTGCCGGAGAAACGGAGTTTTCGTAGTGGCTGACGAGATTCATTGCGAACTGACGTATCCGGGCCATCCCTATACGCCGTTCGCTTCCCTTTCAGAGGACGCCCTGCGCCATTCCGTCACCTGTATTTCCCCCAGCAAGGCGTTTAATCTGGCGGGCATTCAGATAGCCAATATCGTCGCGGCGGATGAAGAAGTCCGGAAGAGGATTGACAAGGCCATCAACATCAATGAGGTGTGTGACGTCAATTCCTTTGCCGTGGATGCACTGGAAGCGGCTTATAACGGCGGGGAGGAATGGCTGGAGGAACTGAAGCTTTACCTTTACGGGAATTACGAGATAGTCCGCGATATGCTGGCCGAACGCCTGCCGCAGCTCCGTGTGGCGCCGCTGGAGGGGACCTATCTGGTCTGGATAGATTGTTCCGATCTGGGGCTTCCCTCCGCAGAGATCGTCCGCCTGCTGGAAGAGGAGGGGCGGGTGCTCGTCAACGGCGGGGAAATGTATGGGGAAACGGAGGGGCGCTTCATTCGCCTGAACATCGCCTGTCCCAGGAAGCTGCTGCTTGAGGGGCTGGAGAGAATCATCCGCACGCTGTGCGGCCGCATTTCCGGAACACGAACGTGCCCGGCGTCTCCTGCAGGTTTTTAA